Proteins encoded in a region of the Pirellulales bacterium genome:
- a CDS encoding MoxR family ATPase yields the protein MPFDSDVQAVQKLHQACDRIRHELSKVIVGQETVIEELLVALFARGHALLVGVPGLAKTLMIRTLADSLTLSFNRIQFTPDLMPSDITGTEVIQEDRISGTRAFKFLPGPIFANVILADEVNRTPPKTQAALLEAMQEYQVTVGGTRHRLAEPFFVLATQNPIEQEGTYPLPEAQLDRFMFNVFVDYPSEDEELEIVRRTTTDTGAEIVRTLSAEEILTLQMIVRRVPVAEHVMRYALKLTRLTRREQGDVPDFVRDYVSWGAGPRASQYLVLGAKARAVLHGRFFADTSDVRAVALPVLRHRVMTNFNAEAEGIGPDDIIERLIDLIPADEPEEAARGKLPEVFKSADAG from the coding sequence ATGCCTTTCGACAGCGATGTTCAAGCCGTGCAAAAGCTTCATCAGGCGTGCGATCGCATTCGCCACGAACTGAGCAAGGTGATCGTGGGGCAAGAGACCGTGATCGAAGAATTGCTGGTGGCGCTGTTCGCGCGTGGCCACGCCTTGCTGGTGGGCGTGCCGGGGCTGGCCAAGACGCTGATGATTCGCACCCTGGCCGACAGCCTGACGCTCTCGTTCAATCGCATTCAATTCACGCCCGACCTGATGCCGTCGGACATCACCGGCACCGAGGTGATTCAAGAAGATCGCATCTCGGGGACGCGGGCGTTCAAGTTTTTGCCGGGGCCGATCTTCGCCAATGTCATTCTGGCCGATGAGGTGAACCGCACACCGCCCAAGACGCAGGCCGCGCTACTGGAGGCGATGCAAGAGTATCAGGTGACGGTGGGAGGCACGCGGCATCGGTTGGCCGAGCCGTTCTTTGTGCTGGCAACGCAGAACCCGATTGAGCAGGAGGGGACGTATCCCTTGCCCGAGGCGCAGCTTGACCGCTTCATGTTCAACGTGTTTGTCGACTACCCGAGCGAAGACGAAGAGCTGGAGATTGTGCGGCGCACCACGACCGACACGGGGGCCGAGATCGTGCGCACGTTGTCGGCCGAGGAAATTTTGACTTTGCAGATGATCGTGCGCCGCGTGCCGGTGGCCGAGCATGTGATGCGCTACGCGCTGAAGCTGACGCGGCTGACACGGCGCGAGCAGGGAGACGTGCCCGACTTTGTCCGCGACTATGTGAGCTGGGGGGCGGGGCCGCGAGCGAGCCAATACCTGGTGCTGGGGGCCAAGGCGCGGGCGGTGCTGCACGGCCGCTTCTTCGCCGACACGAGCGACGTGCGGGCGGTGGCGCTGCCGGTGCTGCGGCATCGCGTGATGACCAACTTCAACGCCGAGGCCGAGGGGATCGGCCCCGACGACATCATTGAGCGGCTGATCGATTTGATCCCGGCCGACGAACCCGAAGAAGCGGCGCGTGGAAAACTACC